The following coding sequences are from one Streptomyces dengpaensis window:
- a CDS encoding RNA polymerase sigma factor has translation MITTPVERAQSGDREAFASLYDEHADTVYRYLYLRVGQKDTAEELTAQTFLNALRNIHQFTWQHRDFSAWLMTIARGLVTDQRKDSRFRLQVTADDILDTSPSLSPSEPCSGHRAVLLQAIAQLGASQQGCLTLCFLAGLSVGETVRVMGKTEGAVKTLQRRALRMLRRTLTRVSDRPPRVATDGAAREVSPCAAPPATTPADGTDLSRVLHDVGAHCTEATQPTAHAHRRMRAKAGVCQAVI, from the coding sequence GTGATCACCACACCCGTCGAACGAGCACAGTCCGGCGACCGGGAGGCCTTCGCCAGCCTCTACGACGAACACGCCGACACCGTCTACCGCTACCTCTACCTGCGTGTTGGCCAGAAGGACACCGCCGAGGAGCTCACCGCACAGACCTTCCTGAACGCCTTGCGTAACATCCATCAGTTCACTTGGCAGCACCGGGACTTCAGCGCCTGGCTGATGACCATCGCCCGTGGACTTGTGACCGACCAACGCAAGGACAGCCGCTTCCGGCTCCAGGTCACGGCCGATGACATACTTGACACCAGCCCCTCACTGAGCCCTTCAGAGCCCTGCTCCGGCCATCGCGCCGTGCTTCTCCAGGCCATTGCTCAATTGGGCGCATCGCAGCAGGGGTGCCTGACCCTGTGCTTTCTCGCTGGTCTGTCCGTGGGAGAGACCGTCCGCGTCATGGGCAAGACTGAAGGCGCCGTCAAGACGCTGCAGCGCCGGGCTCTGCGCATGCTGCGTCGAACACTCACCCGGGTGTCGGACAGGCCGCCACGTGTGGCGACAGATGGCGCCGCACGAGAGGTATCTCCATGTGCAGCACCACCCGCCACGACACCTGCCGATGGAACCGATCTCTCGCGTGTCTTGCACGATGTGGGCGCTCACTGTACCGAGGCCACCCAGCCCACGGCGCATGCCCACAGGCGAATGCGGGCCAAAGCGGGGGTATGCCAGGCAGTCATCTGA
- a CDS encoding IS1380 family transposase, protein MQVSHTPAAVSAVFDDPNLIAHAGLVPVMRLAERCGLPRLVAAKVKLTGARNGAGAAAEAKVTSIVGGMAAGADSIDDLHILRHGAMPAVFAGIRAPSTLGTFLRAFTHGHALQLHAVHRRFLAALAAHTPLLPGADAMAFIDVDSTHKRVYGRTKQGAEYGRFKGIRTLHPLLATICTPHARPVIAGVRMRRGKAADSRGAPKFVSEALATAVEAGCTGMRILRADSQFYNAGVIAACHRAGAHFSITTGMNPSIKRAVHSIPDDAWQHISYPTAVPDPETGELISDAEVAEIPQYSAFASRKRSERVTARLIVRRVRDLAKPAVMGEQGELFPVWRYHPFFTDQPAATLQAEREHRHHAVVEQVIADTKAGALTHLPSGHFHANAAWLTLWAMTYNLLRATGALTSPFHTKATTATLRSHLVQVPARIARSARRITLHLPHNWPWQHAWTHLFDTVHDPPAPA, encoded by the coding sequence ATGCAAGTTTCCCACACTCCAGCAGCGGTCTCCGCTGTGTTCGATGACCCGAATCTGATCGCACATGCCGGGCTGGTCCCGGTGATGCGGCTGGCCGAGCGGTGCGGCCTGCCGCGACTGGTGGCTGCGAAGGTGAAGCTGACCGGAGCCAGGAACGGTGCGGGGGCTGCGGCGGAAGCCAAGGTCACCAGCATCGTGGGCGGCATGGCTGCGGGCGCGGACAGCATCGACGACCTTCACATCCTGCGGCACGGTGCGATGCCGGCCGTGTTCGCGGGTATCCGCGCCCCGTCCACGCTGGGCACCTTCCTTCGCGCGTTCACCCACGGTCACGCCCTCCAACTCCACGCCGTCCACCGCAGATTCCTGGCCGCGCTGGCCGCGCACACTCCACTGCTGCCCGGCGCCGACGCGATGGCGTTCATCGATGTCGACTCCACCCACAAACGCGTCTACGGCCGGACCAAGCAGGGCGCCGAGTACGGCCGGTTCAAAGGCATCCGCACCCTGCACCCTCTCCTCGCCACGATCTGCACCCCGCACGCGCGGCCGGTGATCGCCGGGGTCCGGATGCGACGCGGCAAAGCAGCCGACTCCCGGGGCGCCCCGAAATTCGTGAGCGAGGCCCTGGCCACCGCCGTCGAGGCCGGCTGCACCGGCATGCGCATTCTGCGGGCCGACTCGCAGTTCTACAACGCCGGGGTGATCGCCGCCTGCCACCGGGCCGGAGCCCACTTCTCGATCACCACCGGCATGAACCCCTCCATCAAACGAGCCGTCCACAGCATTCCCGACGACGCCTGGCAACACATCAGTTACCCGACCGCGGTGCCCGACCCCGAGACCGGTGAACTCATCTCGGACGCCGAAGTCGCCGAGATACCCCAATACAGCGCCTTCGCGAGCCGCAAAAGGAGCGAGCGGGTCACCGCCCGGCTGATCGTGCGCCGCGTCCGTGACCTGGCCAAACCCGCCGTCATGGGTGAACAGGGCGAGCTGTTTCCCGTCTGGCGCTACCACCCCTTCTTCACCGACCAGCCCGCCGCAACCCTGCAAGCCGAGCGGGAACACCGGCACCACGCGGTGGTCGAGCAGGTCATCGCCGACACCAAAGCCGGCGCCCTGACCCACCTGCCCTCCGGGCACTTCCACGCCAACGCCGCCTGGCTGACCCTGTGGGCGATGACCTACAACCTGCTGCGGGCCACCGGTGCACTGACCTCGCCCTTCCATACCAAGGCCACCACCGCCACCCTCCGCAGCCACCTGGTTCAGGTCCCGGCCCGGATCGCCCGCTCCGCACGACGCATCACCCTGCACCTGCCACACAACTGGCCCTGGCAGCACGCCTGGACACACCTCTTCGACACTGTCCACGACCCACCCGCACCGGCCTGA